The proteins below come from a single Takifugu flavidus isolate HTHZ2018 chromosome 6, ASM371156v2, whole genome shotgun sequence genomic window:
- the ecpas gene encoding proteasome adapter and scaffold protein ECM29, whose amino-acid sequence MAAQDELNQLERVFLRLGHAETDEQLQDIISKFLPPVLLKLSSVQEGVRKKVMELLVHLNKRIKSRPKIQLPVETLLVQYQDPAAASFVTNFTIIYIKMGYPRLEVGKQCELAPTLLTAMEGKPQPQQDSLMHLLVPTLYHMKYPADPSKNSSLFNLTERPKTVQLLLEFMLDVLLMPYGFVLNESPTRPAPSSSQGGPVEGAVSAAGQGLPQPPPGMSVYAVKRVIGEAQWSAEQLEQCKLGIVKFIEAKQVPEVETVVHLVMASSDTRHSVATAADLELKSKQSIIDWNNPVIINKMYKIYLGDVPLKTKAGNVKQELKHEPVSTRVKMKILPHLLRSRLAAECFPANIQVVYDGLFGANTNNKLLSLTLQFVHHICMVCPDTNKPLGLMLLNGLTKLINEYKEDPKLLCVAYSAVGKLSSRMPQLFTKDIALVQQFFESMCKEEADVRLAIQEALSMMVGAYANLQGALLNLMEALVAAYIGKPEVQVRQVAMKFASNVFAPDHVPSRYLLLLAAGDPREEVSGEAQRVLRTFSTVRREKEDKKPMPSFPDMVAYVQEKAAQRIKTPAKYIVGTSTIPFNPSAFGEIVLYLRMCLAYSAGASPTSARLADMQDDAPAIGRYVHTLLSSEPHPSGSKGAEANPVHVYMDLLQQLLSAVGGIPVMYCLLEVVSVCPEKLAPRFVDRIDWIKSLMNTNKEDMRELAAQLYALVISTMTGNELQAAVHNLVKITKDNHSPETQHGAILALGYMVGRYMSKKKGCDSTAEEGKPIKIPDQEHGDLLPMATKTIGSFLDSSSALLAIAACTALGEIARNGPLLISAEGEGFTKLSMVKNLLARIPSGKESTKMKERSIQTLGHLPVGDGAFPHQKKLLQGLMDSVEAKQVELQFTVGEAISSASVGTRSGAARDPWTCTEDQYSPPHNLKNNDVVPWVLNSILSKYICSQNPHVRQAACIWLLSLVKKLSQHKEITSHLKQIQVAFISVLSEPDELSQDVASKGLALVYEMGGEHDQQELVSTLVETLMTGKRVKHALSENTEVFQGEGLGKTPDGHGLTTYKELCSLASDLNQPDLVYKFMNLANHHAMWNSRKGAAFGFHMIAAKAGEQLAPFLPQLVPRLYRYQFDPNLSIRQAMTSIWDALVTDKTLVDKYLKEILQDVISNLTSNTWRVRESSCLALNDLVRGRQADDLIDHLAEIWETLFRVLDDIKESVRKAADLALKTLSKVCTRMCESTGSAAQRTVAVVLPTLLEKGVLSNVAEVRSLSIQTLVKISKTAGPRLKPHAPRLIPALLEALSTLEPQVLNYLSLRATEQEKSAMDAARLSAAKSSPMMETINMCLQHLDVSVLGELVPRLCELLRSGVGLGTKGGCASVVVTLTVQCPQDLGPYSGKLMSALLTGLQDRSSVVQKQYAFALGHLVRTAKDSSVEKLLLKLSTWYLQKEEPVHKSSCALTVHAISHYSPDVLKAHAGVALPLAFLGMHQAPGPDEDQESGRDAALWAEVWQDNVPGSFGGIRLYMTELIAITQTALQSQSWKMKAQGAAAMATVAKEQTGSLVAPHLGMVLSALLQGLSGRTWSGKEELLKAIGSVVSKCCPELQKPSGGQPSVCEVLEAVLRECHKENLPYKMAALRCAADVLHSSQEDRFGAVAAVLFPLLKSCPESGGGPPRSREDDEDDGDVKEKALQTEAVICAFETLGKSWPRNPETQACFQQELCSLMCEKLKLSTWKVQLAALQCMEAFFQRLLLLDKGSEDVGALSQIFTDACWALTFPLENKSYSSVRTEALAVVDLLVKRTTESEQWECMASRSREQLQLSLATLQSDSRAELRERAQELRRRIQSQP is encoded by the exons ATGGCTGCTCAGGATGAACTCA accAGCTGGAACGTGTGTTCCTTCGCCTGGGCCATGCTGAAACCGacgagcagctccaggacatcaTCTCCAAGTTCCTGCCCCCGGTGCTCCTCAAGCTCTCCAGTGTCCAGGAGGGGGTCAGAAAGAAA gtgatggagctgttggtccaCCTGAACAAGCGCATCAAAAGCCGACCAAAGATCCAGCTGCCGGTGGAAACCCTGTTGGTCCAGTACCAGGACCCTGCAGCCGCCTCCTTCGTCACG AATTTCACCATCATCTACATCAAAATGGGCTACCCTCGTTTGGAGGTGGGCAAACAGTGCGAGCTGGCCCCCACCCTCCTCACCGCCATGGAAGGCAAACCACAGCCGCAGCAGGACAG CCTGATGCACCTGTTGGTGCCCACTCTCTATCACATGAAGTACCCTGCTGACCCCTCCAAGAACTCCTCCCTCTTTAACCTGACCGAGAGGCCGAAGaccgtgcagctgctgctggagttcaTGCTGGACGTTCTGCTGATGCCCTACGG GTTTGTGCTGAACGAATCCCCGACTCGCCCggctccctcttcctcccaagGAGGTCCTGTAGAGGGGGCTGTGAGCGCTGCGGGCCAGGGcctcccccagcctcccccAGGCATGAGTGTATATGCTGTCAAGAGAGTGATTGGAGAGGCCCAGTGGAGCGCTGAGCAGCTGGAACAG TGTAAGCTGGGCATCGTGAAGTTCATTGAAGCCAAACAAGTTCCAGAGGTGGAGACAGTGGTGCACCTGGTGATGGCGTCGAGTGACACCCGCCACAGTGTGGCGACTGCAGCAGACCTGGAGCTGAAGAGCAAGCAGAG CATCATTGATTGGAATAATCCTGTTATCATCAACAAGATGTACAAGATTTATCTGGGCGACGTCCCTCTCAAAACCAAG GCTGGCAACGTGAAGCAAGAGCTGAAGCACGAGCCGGTCAGCACCAGGGTCAAGATGAAGATCCTGCCACACCTTTTACGCTCCCGTCTGGCTGCGGAGTGCTTTCCTGCCAACATCCAG GTGGTGTATGACGGCCTGTTTGGAGCGAACACCAACAACAAGCTGCTGTCACTCACGCTGCAGTTTGTCCACCACATCTGCATGGT ATGCCCTGACACTAATAAACCCTTGGGACTGATGCTGCTCAATGGTCTTACCAAGCTCATCAATGAATACAAGGAG GATCCTAAGTTGCTGTGTGTTGCTTATTCGGCTGTTGGAAAACTGTCAAG CCGCATGCCACAGCTGTTCACCAAGGACATTGCACTCGTCCAGCAGTTTTTTGAGTCCATGTGCAAG GAAGAGGCTGATGTCCGACTTGCGATACAGGAAGCGTTGTCCATGATGGTGGGAGCGTATGCcaacctgcagggggcgctgttgaaCCTAATGGAAGCTCTGGTGGCTGCTTACATTGGAAAA CCTGAGGTGCAGGTGCGCCAGGTGGCCATGAAGTTTGCCAGCAACGTGTTTGCTCCTGACCACGTGCCATCAAGGTACCTGCTGCTCCTGGCAGCTGGAGACCC AAGGGAAGAAGTGTCTGGGGAGGCCCAGAGGGTGCTGAGAACCTTTTCCACTGTTCGTCGAgagaaagaagacaaaaagCCGATGCCATCATTCCCCGACATGGTGGCCTATGTGCAAGAGAAG GCGGCTCAGAGGATCAAGACTCCAGCGAAGTATATCGTTGGAACTTCCACGATTCCTTTCAACCCCTCAGCATTTGGGGAG aTCGTTCTCTACCTGAGGATGTGTTTAGCTTACAGTGCCGGGGCTTCGCCCACGTCAGCACGCCTGGCCGATATGCAGGACGACGCTCCAGCCATCGGCCGCTATGTTCATACCCTGCTGTCATCAGAACCTCATCCTTCAGGGTCCAAAGGTGCTGAGGCTAACCCGGTTCATGTCTACATGGATCTTCTGCAGCAACTGCTATCAGCTGTGGGAG GAATTCCAGTAATGTATTGTCTGCTCGAAGTAGTTTCTGTCTGCCCCGAGAAACTGGCCCCAAGATTTGTTGATAGAATCGACTGGATTAAA AGTCTGATGAACACAAATAAGGAGGACATGAGGGAGCTGGCGGCCCAGCTGTATGCCCTGGTCATCTCCACCATGACTGGCAACGAGCTGCAGGCGGCGGTTCACAACCTAGTAAAAATCACCAAAGACAACCAT AGTCCTGAGACTCAACACGGGGCCATCTTGGCTCTCGGCTACATGGTGGGAAGATATATGAGCAAGAAAAAAGGTTGTGACTCTACAGCAGAAGAgggaaaaccaataaaaatcCCAGATCAAGAGCATGGCGACCTCCTTCCCATGGCCACCAAAACTATTG GCTCCTTCCTCGACAGCAGCAGTGCACTGCTAGCGATAGCAGCATGTACAGCTCTGGGAGAAATAGCACGGAATGGCCCCTTGCTGATCTCCGCGGAGGGCGAGGGGTTCACAAAGCTGTCGATGGTGAAGAACCTGCTGGCTCGTATTCCCTCGGGAAAAGAGAGCACGAAG ATGAAGGAGCGATCGATCCAGACATTAGGGCACCTCCCTGTGGGCGATGGAGCTTTTCCTCaccagaagaagctgctgcagggcctCATGGATTCTGTAGAG GCCAAACAGGTGGAGCTTCAGTTCACAGTTGGTGAGGCCATCAGCAGTGCTTCTGTAGGCACCAGATCTGGAGCTGCCAGGGATCCTTGGACCTGCACCGAGGACCAGTACAGCCCGCCACACA ATCTGAAAAACAACGACGTGGTTCCCTGGGTCCTCAACTCCATCCTGTCCAAATATATCTGCAGCCAGAACCCACATGTGCGGCAGGCAGCCTGCATCTGGCTGCTTTCCCTGGTGAAGAAACTGAGTCAACACAAGGAAATAACG tcccatcTGAAGCAGATTCAGGTGGCCTTCATCTCTGTCCTGTCCGAGCCCGATG AGCTGAGCCAGGATGTGGCCTCTAAGGGCTTGGCTCTGGTTTATGAGATGGGGGGGGAGCATGACCAGCAGGAACTGGTGTCCACCTTGGTGGAAACACTCATGACTGGCAAAAG AGTGAAACACGCGCTCTCAGAGAACACTGAGGTGTTTCAGGGAGAAGGTCTGGGGAAGACCCCAGACGG CCACGGCTTGACCACCTACAAAGAACTCTGCTCGCTGGCAAGCGACCTGAACCAGCCGGACCTGGTTTATAAGTTCATGAACCTGGCCAATCATCACGCCATGTGGAACTCCCGGAAG GGTGCAGCTTTTGGCTTCCACATGATTGCAGCGAAGGCTGGGGAGCAGCTGGCTCCCTTCCTGCCCCAGCTCGTGCCTCGTCTGTATCGCTACCAGTTTGACCCTAACCTGAGCATTCGGCAGGCCATGACCAGCATCTGGGACGCGCTGGTCACAGATAAGACCCTG GTGGACAAGTACCTGAAGGAGATCCTCCAGGATGTCATTTCTAATTTGACCAGTAACACCTGGAGAGTGCGTGAGTCCAG cTGCTTGGCCCTCAACGACCTGGTCCGAGGGCGACAAGCGGATGACCTCATCGATCACCTCGCAGAGATCTGGGAAACGCTGTTCAGAGTCCTCGATGACATAAAG GAGTCCGTGAGGAAGGCAGCAGACCTGGCGCTGAAGACCCTCAGTAAG gtgtgcacACGTATGTGCGAGTCCACGGGCTCTGCAGCCCAGAGGACCGTGGCTGTGGTCCTACCCACCCTCCTGGAGAAAGGCGTCCTGAGCAACGTGGCGGAGGTCCGCTCGCTCAG TATCCAGACCCTGGTGAAGATCAGCAAAACCGCTGGTCCCAGGCTCAAGCCCCATGCCCCCCGGCTGATCCCAGCCCTGCTGGAGGCCCTCAGTACCCTGGAGCCCCAGGTCCTCAACTATCTGAGTCTCAGAGCAACAGAACAAGAAAAG AGTGCCATGGATGCTGCCCGGCTGAGTGCTGCCAAGTCTTCACCAATGATGGAGACCATTAACATG TGTCTGCAGCACCTCGACGTGTCCGTGCTGGGAGAACTGGTTCCTCGCCTCTGTGAGCTGCTCAGGAGCGGCGTCGGCCTCGGAACCAAG GGGGGCTGTGCCAGTGTGGTGGTCACTCTCACTGTCCAGTGTCCACAGGACCTCGGTCCATACTCAG GTAAACTGATGAGCGCGCTGCTGACGGGGCTCCAGGACCGAAGCAGCGTGGTGCAGAAGCAATACGCGTTTGCTCTGGGACACCTGGTCAGG ACGGCGAAGGACAGCAGCGTGGAGAAGCTTCTGCTGAAGCTGAGCACCTGGTACCTGCAGAAGGAAG AGCCGGTGCACAAGTCCTCGTGCGCGCTGACCGTTCACGCCATCAGCCACTACAGCCCCGACGTGCTGAAGGCTCACGCGGGAGTGGCTCTGCCCCTCGCCTTCCTGGGGATGCACCAGGCCCCGGGGCCCGACGAGGACCAGGAGAGCGGCCGCGACGCCGCCCTGTGGGCCGAGGTGTGGCAGGACAACGTCCCAG GAAGCTTCGGAGGGATCCGCCTCTACATGACCGAGCTGATCGCCATCACGCAGACCGCGCTGCAGTCTCAGTCCTGGAAGATGAAGGCCCAGGGTGccgctgccatggcaaccgttgCCAAGGAGCAGACGGGCTCACTGGTGGCGCCGCACCTCGGAATGGTCCTGTCGGCTCTGTTGCAGGGCCTTTCTGGGCGCACCTGGTCTGGGAAG gaggagctgctgaaggccaTCGGATCGGTGGTGTCCAAGTGCTG CCCAGAGCTGCAGAAGCCGTCTGGCGGCCAGCCGTCGGTGTGTGAGGTGCTGGAGGCCGTGCTGAGGGAGTGCCACAAAGAGAACCTGCCGTACAAGATGGCCGCCCTGCGCTGCGCCGCGGACGTGCTCCacagcagccaggaggaccgCTTCGGCGCCGTGGCGGCCGTCCTGTTCCCGCTGCTGAAG AGCTGCCCAGAAAGTGGCGGCGGCCCGCCGAGGTCCCGCGAGGACGATGAAGACGATGGCGACGTGAAGGAGAAGGCGCTGCAGACAGAAGCTGTGATATGTGCATTTGAGACTCTGGGGAAGTCCTGGCCCAGAAACCCAGAGACCCAGG CGTGCTTCCAGCAGGAGCTCTGCAGCCTCATGTGTGAGAAACTGAAGCTGAGCACCTGGAAGGTGCAGCTCGCGGCGCTGCAGTGCATGGAGGCGTTCTTCCAGAG ACTGCTGCTTCTGGACAAAGGCAGCGAGGACGTGGGTGCGCTGTCCCAGATCTTCACGGACGCCTGCTGGGCTCTAACGTTCCCTCTCG AGAACAAGAGTTACTCATCAGTGAGGACCGAGGCCTTGGCTgtggtggatctgctggtgaaGCGAACCACAG AGAGCGAGCAGTGGGAGTGCATGGCCTCCAGGAGccgggagcagctgcagctgtctcTGGCAACGCTGCAGTCAGACAGCCGGGCCGAGCTGAGGGAGAGGGCCCAGGAGCTGCGCAGACGCATCCAGAGTCAGCCCtga
- the smc2 gene encoding structural maintenance of chromosomes protein 2 produces the protein MHIKSIILEGFKSYAQRTEINGFDPLFNAITGLNGSGKSNILDSICFLLGISNLSHVRASNLQDLVYKNGQGGITKATVSITFDNSNKGESPLGFETHDEITVTRQVVIGGRNKYLINGVNANNTRVQDLFCSVGLNVNNPHFLIMQGRITKVLNMKPPEILAMIEEAAGTRMYECKKISAQKTIEKKEAKLKEIQTILDEEITPTMQKLQEERSSYLEYQKLMREIQHLTRLHVAWLFVCAEETKLKSADNLKVMQDNIKKMQVSLVENESKVQELSAQIQELQKKKDQEVNGVLKSLEEALADVQRVDAKVQSGLDMKKQNIQDETKKRKELVKNMEEDKKMLIVKEREVSKVMEQLLAMQEEGQKENAALEVAEKHFRAVSAGLSTNEDGEEATLAGQMMTCKNDISKADTEAKQAQMALKHAQAELKTKQTEMKKMDSGYKKDQDALRAVRSSREKLQAELDTLGYEDGKEERLLDKRRQLSREVTELGEKYERLVSRFPNLRFDYKDPERGWDRSKVKGLLANLITIQEVSYATALEVVAGGRLYNIVVDTEVTGKKLLERGELQRRYTIIPLNKISARTLDDRVVNTAKSLVGRANVHTALSLVGYEADLRKAMQYVFGSTLVCDTLDNAKKVAFDKHVMTKTVTLGGDIFDPQGTLSGGARSQAASVLSSLQELKDVRDELNSKESQLQDVEGQLTGLRATADKYRQLKQQCELKVEEEQILQAKLQQSSFHQQQEELERLRATIADSEETLRITEEVHKRAEEKYQVLEKKMKNAEAEREQELKAAQQKLTAAKTKADAFNKGLKQKQQESDAVALELEELRREQAGYEQQIQAVDEAMKAIQEQIDSMACTVSQNKEAVRKAQEELTKQKEVIMAQDKELKGKSSEANHLREQNNEVQLKIKELEHNINKHRKDTQDAADKVSRMLEEHDWIHSERQFFGQPNTSYDFKTNNPREASQRLRKLEETTSKLERNVNKRAMNMLNETEEKYNDLMKKKRIVESDKTKILQTIEELDQKKNEALNVAWQKVNKDFGSIFSTLLPGATAKLAPPQGCGVLEGLEFKVALGTTWKENLSELSGGQRSLVALSLILAMLLFKPAPIYILDEVDAALDLSHTQNIGQMLRAHFRHSQFVVVSLKDGMFANANVLFKTKFVDGMSTVTRTALSQSDAGVPQKAPEKARHRDRKNRQLLG, from the exons ATGCACATCAAGTCTATTATCTTAGAAGGGTTCAAATCCTACGCACAGAGGACGGAGATCAACGGTTTCGACCCGCTCTTCAACGCCATCACGGGGCTGAACGGCAGCGGCAAGTCCAATATTTTGGACTCCATATGTTTCCTTCTGGGAATATCTAATCTCAGTCAC GTGCGAGCCTCGAACCTTCAGGATTTGGTTTACAAAAACGGACAAGGAGGAATCACGAAGGCCACCGTGTCCATCACCTTTGATAACTCCAACAAAGGCGAAAGCCCTCTGGGTTTTGAAACTCATGATGAAATTACAGTCACCAGACAG GTGGTAATTGGAGGTCGGAATAAGTACCTCATCAATGGAGTCAATGCCAACAACACCAGGGTGCAGGACCTGTTCTGCTCGGTTGGCCTCAACGTCAACAACCCCCATTTCCTCATCATGCAG GGGAGGATCACCAAAGTTCTCAACATGAAGCCACCAGAG ATCCTTGCCATGATTGAAGAAGCAGCGGGGACGAGAATGTATGAATGCAAGAAGATCAGTGCTCAGAAGACGATTGAAAAAAAGGAAGCCAAGCTGAAGGAGATTCAGACA ATTTTGGACGAGGAAATCACTCCAACAATGCAGAAACTTCAAGAA GAACGGTCTTCGTATTTGGAGTACCAGAAGTTGATGCGTGAGATCCAGCACCTGACGCGACTCCATGTGGCCTGGTTGTTTGTGTGCGCAGAGGAAACCAAGCTGAAATCAGCAGATAACCTGAAGGTGATGCAGGACAACATCAAGAAGATGCAAGTCAGTCTTGTCGAGAACGAGAGTAAGGTCCAGGAGCTCTCGGCCCAGATTCAGGAACTCCAGAAGAAGAAGGACCAG GAGGTGAACGGAGTATTAAAATCCCTGGAAGAGGCTCTGGCCGACGTGCAACGCGTTGATGCCAAAGTCCAGAGTGGGCTTGACATGAAAAAGCAGAATATTCAAGATGAaaccaagaagaggaaggagctcGTCAAGAATATGGAGGAG GACAAGAAGATGCTCattgtgaaagagagagaggtttCCAAAGTGATGGAGCAACTTCTGGCCATGCAGGAAGAGGGACAAAAGGAGAATGCTGCGCTTGAAGTAGCAGAGAAGCACTTCAGGGCCGTGTCAGCAGGCCTGTCCACCaatgaggatggagaggaggccACACTAGCTGGGCAGATGATGACCTGCAAGAATGACATAAGCAAGGCAGACACAGAGGCCAAGCAG GCACAGATGGCCCTGAAACATGCTCAGGCAGAGCTGAAGACCAAACAGACTGAGATGAAGAAGATGGACAGTGGCTACAAGAAGGACCAGGACGCGCTGCGGGCCGTCAGATCCAGCAGGGAGAAACTTCAGGCCGAGCTCGACACACTCGGCTACGAAG atggaaaagaggagaggctgTTGGACAAGAGACGACAACTGTCCAGAGAAGTCACCGAGCTTGGAGAGAAATACGAGCGTCTGGTGTCTCGCTTCCCTAACCTGCGCTTTGATTACAA GGACCCAGAGCGAGGATGGGACCGTAGCAAAGTGAAGGGGCTGTTGGCCAACCTGATCACCATCCAAGAGGTGTCCTACGCTACGGCTCTGGAGGTGGTTGCCGGGGGACGCCTCTATAATATTGTAGTCGACACAGAG GTGACGGggaagaagctgctggaaaGAGGGGAGCTGCAGCGGAGATACACCATCATTCCCTTAAACAAGATTTCTGCCAGAACCCTCGACGACAGAGTGGTGAATACGGCCAAGAGCCTG GTGGGGAGGGCCAACGTCCACACGGCTCTGTCTCTGGTGGGCTACGAGGCTGACCTGCGGAAGGCCATGCAGTACGTCTTTGGCTCCACCCTGGTGTGCGACACCCTAGACAACGCCAAGAAAGTGGCTTTTGACAAGCACGTGATGACCAAGACCGTCACTCTTGGGGGGGACATCTTTGATCCGCAGGGGACCCTGAGTGGAG GTGCTCGTTCCCAGGCTGCATCGGTTCTGTccagcctgcaggagctgaaggacGTTCGGGATGAGCTGAACAGCAAAGAGTCCCAACTTCAGGATGTTGAAGGCCAACTGACCGGTCTGAGGGCAACTGCAGACAA GTATcggcagctgaagcagcagtgtgagctgaaggtggaggaggagcagattcTGCAGGCCAAACTGCAGCAGAGCtccttccatcagcagcaggaggagctggagaggctgcgAGCGACCATCG cGGACAGCGAGGAGACGTTGCGTATTACTGAGGAGGTGCACAAACGGGCGGAGGAAAAGTACCAGGTGCtggagaagaagatgaagaacgCCGAGGccgagcgggagcaggagctgaaagcagcacagcagaagctGACGGCCGCCAAGACCAAGGCCGACGCCTTCAACAAGGGgctgaagcagaagcagcag GAGTCCGATGCTGTTgctctggagctggaggagctgcggcgGGAGCAGGCGGGTTATGAGCAGCAGATCCAGGCTGTGGACGAAGCCATGAAGGCCATCCAGGAGCAGATCGACAGCATGGCCTGCACCGTGTCCCAGAACAAG GAGGCGGTGCGTAAAGCCCAGGAGGAGCTGACGAAGCAGAAGGAGGTGATCATGGCCCAGGACAAGGAGCTCAAG GGGAAGAGCTCGGAGGCCAATCACCTGAGGGAGCAGAACAACGAGGTCCAGCTGAAGATCAAGGAGCTGGAGCACAACATCAACAAGCACCGCAAAGACACTCAGGACGCTGCTGACAAG GTGTCGAGGATGCTGGAGGAACACGACTGGATCCACTCCGAGCGCCAGTTCTTCGGCCAGCCCAACACTTCCTACGACTTCAAGACCAATAATCCCCGCGAGGCGAGCCAGCGcctgaggaagctggaggagaccaCCTCCAAGCTGGAGAGGAACGTCAACAAGAGGGCGATGAACATGCTGAATGAAACTGAGGAGAAG TACAACGacctgatgaagaagaagaggatcGTGGAAAGCGACAAAACCAAAATCTTGCAGACCATCGAGGAGCTGGACCAGAAGAAGAACGAAGCTCTCAACGTGGCGTGGCAGaag GTCAACAAGGATTTTGGATCTATTTTCTCCACGCTGCTGCCTGGAGCCACCGCCAAGCTGGCTCCTCCCCAAGGATGTGGCGTTTTGGAGGGCCTTGAGTTCAAGGTGGCCTTGGGCACCACCTGGAAGGAGAACCTGAGTGAGCTGagcgggggtcagag GTCCCTGGTCGCCTTGTCCCTCATCCTGGCCATGCTGCTCTTCAAACCTGCCCCCATCTACATCCTGGACGAGGTCGACGCCGCCCTGGACCTGTCCCACACCCAGAACATCGGACAGATGCTGCGCGCACACTTTCGGCACTCTCAG TTCGTGGTGGTGTCCCTGAAGGACGGCATGTTCGCCAACGCCAACGTGCTCTTCAAGACCAAGTTTGTGGACGGCATGTCCACGGTGACGAGGACGGCCCTCAGCCAGAGCGACGCCGGCGTCCCTCAGAAAGCTCCTGAGAAGGCTCGACacagggacaggaagaacaGACAGCTGCTCGGCTGA